A window of the bacterium genome harbors these coding sequences:
- a CDS encoding DUF6268 family outer membrane beta-barrel protein: protein MSAKSLGYALVAVLANVAVALPGFAWENDQLAILEGYNTPSADLKSEEGNVGLTSVNAAGALPLPLAESTYLVLGAGYNGLFTDYGDMHFPEADDLPHSFHAVSLAVGVNTEFSSAWGAYLAFMPAIHSDMKDVGWEDVYYMGGVLLSWQVAEDLKLYGGLYYADSFGEEMLLPALGGEWDLGDGFSLDTVLPQYLIFSWEAYSWFTIGLRGRVVGHEYRLSQAAPLNDMVLKYSQILIGPVFDIAITDHLTLRLEGGAACSRIFEFRDKDSTASVYDGTLEEQVYSSGALIYTY, encoded by the coding sequence GTGTCGGCAAAATCGTTGGGTTATGCCTTGGTGGCGGTCTTGGCGAACGTGGCGGTCGCTCTTCCCGGATTCGCCTGGGAAAACGACCAGCTCGCGATTCTGGAGGGGTACAATACGCCCTCCGCCGATCTCAAGAGCGAGGAAGGCAACGTCGGCTTGACTTCGGTCAATGCCGCCGGCGCGTTGCCGCTGCCGTTGGCGGAGAGTACCTACCTGGTGCTCGGTGCCGGATACAACGGCCTTTTCACCGACTACGGCGACATGCATTTTCCGGAAGCCGACGATCTCCCCCACAGTTTTCACGCCGTCTCCCTGGCAGTGGGGGTCAACACCGAGTTTTCGTCGGCATGGGGCGCATACCTGGCCTTTATGCCCGCCATTCACAGCGACATGAAGGACGTGGGATGGGAGGACGTTTATTACATGGGCGGCGTTCTCCTCTCCTGGCAGGTCGCGGAGGACCTCAAACTGTACGGCGGCCTTTATTACGCCGATTCCTTCGGCGAGGAAATGCTTCTTCCCGCGCTGGGTGGGGAGTGGGACTTGGGAGACGGCTTCAGCCTGGACACGGTTCTCCCTCAGTACCTGATCTTCTCCTGGGAAGCGTATTCCTGGTTCACCATCGGTTTGCGGGGACGGGTGGTCGGACACGAATACCGCCTCAGCCAAGCGGCCCCGCTCAACGACATGGTCTTGAAATATTCCCAGATCCTGATCGGTCCCGTCTTCGATATCGCCATCACCGACCACCTGACGCTTCGGCTGGAGGGCGGTGCGGCCTGTTCGAGAATTTTCGAATTCCGGGACAAGGATTCGACCGCCAGCGTCTACGACGGCACCCTGGAGGAGCAGGTATACAGCAGCGGGGCCCTGATCTACACCTACTGA
- a CDS encoding cupin domain-containing protein encodes MRHSQPEAVAGLVEYQSDAVVSKTIVDTAAGSVTVFAFDRGQGLSEHTSPYNALVCVVDGEAEITIDSVPVTVRSGELIVMPANRPHSLKALNKFKMMLIMIRS; translated from the coding sequence ATGCGACATTCCCAACCGGAAGCGGTCGCCGGTTTGGTAGAATACCAATCCGACGCCGTGGTCAGCAAAACCATCGTCGATACGGCCGCCGGATCGGTCACCGTCTTCGCTTTTGACCGGGGCCAGGGCTTGAGCGAGCACACCTCGCCTTACAACGCCCTGGTCTGCGTGGTCGACGGCGAAGCCGAAATCACCATCGACTCCGTGCCGGTCACGGTCCGCTCCGGCGAACTGATCGTCATGCCCGCGAACCGCCCTCACTCCCTAAAAGCATTAAATAAGTTTAAAATGATGTTAATAATGATACGTTCGTAG